In one window of uncultured Campylobacter sp. DNA:
- a CDS encoding DUF493 domain-containing protein has product MACILGSEKPKIDYPLFWEYKVVLDATTQKREQIDEILKDEDYKIDFSRFSNGGKYMSFNVSVFVKSDLHRNEIFERLKAHFKYVL; this is encoded by the coding sequence GTGGCGTGTATATTAGGATCTGAAAAGCCAAAAATCGACTATCCACTCTTTTGGGAATACAAAGTAGTCCTAGACGCGACTACCCAAAAGCGTGAGCAGATCGATGAAATTTTAAAGGACGAAGATTACAAAATAGACTTTTCGCGCTTTTCAAACGGCGGCAAATATATGAGCTTCAACGTAAGCGTTTTCGTTAAAAGCGACTTGCATCGAAACGAAATTTTCGAGCGCCTAAAAGCCCACTTTAAATATGTATTGTGA
- the moaC gene encoding cyclic pyranopterin monophosphate synthase MoaC: MLTHIDENNMPRMVDVGAKDESERVATASGIIRMSAEAFAAVKQNTAKKGPVLQTAVVAAIMGAKKTSELIPMTHPLTITSIKTDIEELASECAFKLFVTVKITGKTGVEMEALTGVSVGLLTIYDMLKAIDKSMQITDVVLQRKEGGKSGVYIRI, encoded by the coding sequence ATGCTTACACATATCGACGAAAACAATATGCCCCGCATGGTAGATGTCGGCGCCAAGGACGAGAGCGAGCGCGTAGCCACCGCTAGCGGTATCATACGAATGAGTGCGGAGGCGTTTGCCGCCGTCAAGCAAAACACGGCCAAAAAAGGCCCTGTGCTTCAAACTGCCGTCGTTGCCGCGATAATGGGCGCTAAAAAGACGAGTGAGCTAATACCCATGACTCATCCGCTTACGATTACTTCGATTAAAACCGATATTGAGGAGCTTGCGAGCGAGTGTGCGTTCAAGCTTTTCGTGACGGTAAAGATCACGGGCAAAACGGGCGTCGAGATGGAGGCGCTAACGGGCGTGAGCGTGGGGCTACTGACGATTTACGATATGCTAAAAGCGATCGATAAATCGATGCAGATCACTGATGTCGTGCTACAGCGCAAAGAGGGAGGCAAGAGTGGCGTGTATATTAGGATCTGA
- a CDS encoding YegP family protein: MAEFLIKDAKDGCKFDLLYDGHVLCTSEVYTSKAACKNGIESVVKNAALNKIEDQIAGGEKLNNPKFELYTDKAGKVRFRLMASNGQIIAVSKDFEAKADALKVIELIVKQAAKAKIKEA, translated from the coding sequence ATGGCTGAGTTTTTAATCAAAGACGCCAAAGACGGCTGCAAATTCGATCTACTCTATGACGGACACGTACTGTGCACCTCCGAGGTTTACACGAGCAAGGCCGCTTGCAAAAACGGCATCGAAAGCGTCGTAAAAAACGCCGCGCTAAATAAGATCGAGGATCAAATCGCAGGCGGAGAAAAGCTAAATAATCCGAAATTTGAGCTTTACACCGATAAAGCAGGCAAGGTTCGCTTCCGCCTAATGGCTAGCAACGGACAGATCATCGCCGTTAGCAAGGATTTTGAAGCCAAAGCGGACGCTCTAAAAGTAATAGAGCTTATCGTAAAACAGGCTGCAAAAGCCAAGATCAAGGAGGCGTAA
- a CDS encoding DUF3737 family protein, with translation MQILRQKHFSGERALFGAKDLRIENSVFGEGESPLKHSANIVAQNCKFEWKYPFWYAENIRAQDCLFDEIARAGIWYSRGVVLKDCLYGAPKGLRRVKDAALQNVEFHDAQETLWHCSDVTLKNVTAKGAYFGLDCENLSIENLSLFGDYCFDGCRNVTIKNSKLLSKDAFWNCENIVVEDCFIAGEYFGWNSKNVTLRNCKIESLQGFCYMQNLRLQDCELINTTLAFEYSDVHAEIKGAIDSVKNPSSGLIRAASIGELILDGATDASKTEIITELRA, from the coding sequence ATGCAAATATTAAGACAAAAGCACTTTAGCGGCGAGCGCGCGCTGTTCGGCGCAAAGGATCTGCGGATCGAAAATTCCGTCTTCGGCGAGGGCGAGTCGCCGCTAAAACACAGCGCAAATATCGTCGCGCAAAACTGTAAATTTGAGTGGAAATATCCGTTTTGGTATGCCGAAAATATCCGCGCGCAGGATTGTTTATTCGACGAGATCGCGCGCGCAGGGATCTGGTATAGCCGCGGCGTGGTGCTAAAAGACTGCCTCTACGGCGCGCCTAAAGGGCTTCGCCGCGTAAAAGACGCCGCGCTGCAAAACGTGGAATTTCATGATGCGCAAGAGACCTTGTGGCACTGCAGCGATGTCACGCTAAAAAATGTCACCGCAAAGGGCGCGTATTTTGGGCTTGATTGCGAAAACTTAAGCATCGAAAATCTATCGCTCTTCGGGGATTACTGCTTCGACGGCTGCAGAAACGTAACGATCAAAAACTCCAAACTTCTATCCAAGGACGCGTTTTGGAACTGCGAAAATATCGTGGTTGAAGACTGCTTCATCGCGGGCGAATACTTCGGCTGGAATTCCAAAAACGTAACGCTGCGAAACTGCAAGATCGAGAGCCTGCAGGGCTTTTGCTATATGCAAAATTTACGCTTGCAAGACTGCGAGCTAATAAATACGACGCTAGCGTTTGAATACAGCGACGTACATGCCGAAATAAAAGGCGCGATCGATAGCGTCAAAAATCCGAGCAGCGGGCTAATCCGCGCGGCAAGTATCGGCGAACTGATCCTAGACGGCGCAACGGACGCGTCTAAAACTGAAATCATTACTGAATTAAGGGCGTAA
- a CDS encoding MalY/PatB family protein, with the protein MGLFDFISGKEKYDFDTLPNRRGTKSLKWDVGENELPMWVADMDFAVAPEIIEALQKRLNERVLGYSLVDDEWRSAYQGWWLARHDYEIQKERLIYAGGTLPAIDSIIRKLTSPAENVLLMSPVYNCFYYCIKNAARVPIENELAYASGDYSIDWEDLEIKLADPQTTLFILCNPHNPVGRTFSRDDLAHIGELCEKHGVTVLSDEVHCDLTEPGVRYTPFAAASKICERISASIIAPTKAFNIAGLQSAAVFAADKRLRHKISKALNSDDIAEPNFFGVQGAIAAFTKGAAWLDALREYLSENRKFAAEFIARELPQVRVVPQDATYLMWLDAGAYTQDSAELARFIREKTGLYLSCGAQYGKGGEKFLRLNIATSRALLKDGLGRLKEALKICPH; encoded by the coding sequence ATGGGACTTTTTGATTTTATAAGCGGCAAAGAGAAATACGACTTCGACACTCTGCCGAACCGCCGCGGCACGAAGTCGCTTAAATGGGACGTAGGCGAGAACGAGCTTCCGATGTGGGTCGCGGATATGGACTTTGCCGTAGCGCCCGAGATCATCGAGGCTCTGCAAAAGCGGCTAAATGAGCGAGTTTTGGGCTATTCGCTTGTAGATGATGAGTGGCGCAGCGCGTATCAAGGCTGGTGGCTCGCGCGCCACGATTATGAAATTCAAAAGGAGCGGCTGATCTATGCCGGCGGAACGCTGCCTGCGATCGATTCGATCATTCGCAAGCTCACCTCGCCCGCCGAAAATGTGCTGCTGATGAGCCCCGTTTACAACTGCTTTTACTACTGTATCAAAAACGCCGCCCGCGTGCCTATAGAAAACGAGCTTGCCTACGCTAGCGGCGATTATAGCATCGATTGGGAGGATTTGGAGATTAAGCTCGCCGATCCGCAGACGACGCTTTTTATCCTTTGTAACCCGCACAATCCGGTCGGTCGTACCTTTAGCAGGGACGATCTTGCACATATCGGCGAGCTGTGCGAGAAGCACGGCGTGACGGTGCTTAGCGATGAGGTGCATTGCGATCTGACCGAGCCGGGCGTGCGTTACACACCATTTGCTGCGGCAAGTAAAATTTGCGAGAGGATCTCGGCCAGCATAATCGCGCCCACGAAGGCGTTTAACATCGCAGGGCTGCAAAGCGCGGCAGTTTTTGCCGCGGATAAGCGCTTGCGTCATAAAATTTCAAAGGCGCTAAATTCCGACGACATCGCCGAGCCGAATTTTTTCGGCGTCCAAGGAGCGATCGCCGCATTTACGAAGGGTGCGGCGTGGCTGGATGCTCTGCGCGAATACCTCAGCGAAAATCGCAAATTCGCGGCGGAATTTATCGCGCGTGAGCTTCCGCAGGTGCGCGTCGTGCCGCAAGACGCGACCTATCTGATGTGGCTTGATGCGGGCGCTTACACGCAGGATAGCGCGGAGCTTGCGCGCTTCATCCGCGAAAAAACGGGGCTGTATCTCTCCTGCGGCGCGCAATACGGCAAGGGCGGCGAGAAATTTTTGCGCCTAAATATCGCGACCTCTAGGGCGCTGCTAAAAGACGGGCTAGGGCGGCTGAAAGAGGCGCTAAAGATTTGCCCGCATTAA
- a CDS encoding DUF3137 domain-containing protein, whose translation MDRNGDLEELYLLEKRREKLARISKLISFLITLLLVGFYVLLNTRAELASFDTNWLIVALFIILPLLNGLLYRLFYSLSFGKNGDAQRANFDKFSGFDTAQNRGALGQGAAQDGQILSADANEGQVLKSEAGEGSGFKDGDSRISSTYGRFEPKAAEGEGGSEKDGAAGSKFNFLADLQSLEDERAALQEAVKKAGLIAVAVGTGVGALVARFWDEVAAGVFFSVAVYGVVSALLTASKRRNFRSNFKNRVVASIAKNFGLSYDESDGLGTDEFFEIYDCYINEQSSEDMMSGEVQGVRVSFSDFYAAEKVRTKNGTRTDVKFQGVLFVADFHKRLNCEVRVCHKNSRNLRKYGQRANMDDVKFEEFFDVYTTDQVGARYALTPLLMQRLTEVYLRVGSQINAVLREDKIYVAIETWRDNFEPRIDCSLKQDATIALYVDEIGALVGIVSELNLNRKIWSE comes from the coding sequence ATGGATAGAAACGGCGATCTGGAAGAGCTTTACCTACTTGAAAAACGGCGCGAAAAGCTCGCGCGCATTAGCAAGCTCATCTCATTTTTGATAACCCTGCTGCTAGTCGGGTTTTACGTGCTTTTAAATACCAGGGCGGAGCTTGCCTCGTTTGATACAAACTGGCTCATAGTCGCGCTTTTCATCATCTTGCCCCTCTTAAATGGACTGCTTTACCGTCTATTTTACAGTTTAAGCTTTGGCAAAAACGGTGACGCGCAGCGCGCAAATTTTGATAAATTTAGCGGCTTTGATACGGCGCAAAACAGGGGCGCGCTAGGGCAGGGCGCGGCGCAAGATGGTCAAATTTTAAGCGCTGATGCAAACGAGGGGCAGGTATTAAAATCCGAAGCAGGCGAGGGTAGCGGCTTTAAAGACGGCGATAGCCGTATATCCTCTACCTACGGAAGGTTTGAGCCTAAAGCCGCCGAAGGTGAGGGCGGGAGCGAGAAAGACGGCGCAGCCGGGTCAAAATTTAACTTTCTAGCCGATCTACAGAGCCTAGAGGATGAGCGCGCAGCGCTGCAAGAAGCGGTGAAAAAGGCCGGTCTAATCGCCGTTGCCGTAGGGACCGGCGTGGGTGCACTGGTGGCGCGCTTTTGGGACGAAGTGGCGGCCGGCGTATTTTTCAGCGTAGCTGTTTACGGCGTCGTGAGCGCTCTTTTAACGGCGAGCAAAAGACGGAATTTCAGATCAAATTTTAAAAACAGGGTCGTCGCGAGCATCGCAAAAAACTTCGGACTTAGCTATGATGAAAGTGACGGGCTGGGGACAGATGAGTTTTTTGAAATTTATGACTGCTACATAAACGAGCAATCGAGCGAGGATATGATGAGCGGGGAGGTGCAGGGCGTGCGCGTTAGCTTTAGCGACTTTTACGCCGCTGAAAAGGTGCGCACCAAAAACGGCACTCGCACCGACGTAAAATTTCAAGGAGTGCTTTTCGTCGCGGATTTTCACAAAAGGCTTAACTGCGAGGTGCGGGTGTGTCACAAAAACTCTCGAAATCTACGCAAATACGGACAGCGAGCAAATATGGACGACGTGAAATTTGAGGAGTTTTTCGACGTCTATACGACAGATCAGGTAGGCGCGAGATACGCTCTGACGCCGCTTTTGATGCAGCGGCTGACGGAGGTTTATCTAAGGGTGGGCTCGCAGATAAACGCGGTGCTAAGGGAGGATAAAATTTACGTGGCGATCGAGACCTGGCGCGATAATTTCGAGCCTAGAATCGACTGCTCGCTAAAGCAGGACGCCACGATAGCGCTTTACGTAGATGAGATCGGCGCGCTTGTAGGCATCGTGAGTGAGCTAAATTTGAACCGCAAAATTTGGAGCGAATAA
- a CDS encoding cysteine ABC transporter substrate-binding protein produces MKKVLALFLALSALFFAGCNDEGKGSSNSAQGSAAPQSYIDGIKKRGVVRIAVFGDKPPFGYIDETGKNAGYDLYFAKRIAKELLGDESKVQFVLVEAANRAEFLASDKVDITLANFTVTPERKEVVDFALPYMKVALGVASKGGDITDVSQLKGKTLLINKGTTADLYFTKNHPEIKLLKFDQNTETFGAMLDGRGDAIAHDNTLLFAWTKSNPGFKVGIRSLGDQDVIAPAVKKGNDELRKWLDDLIVKLADENFFHADYDATLAPVYGDDIKADDVVIEGGKL; encoded by the coding sequence ATGAAAAAGGTATTAGCTCTATTTCTTGCGCTGAGTGCGCTGTTTTTTGCGGGTTGCAACGACGAGGGCAAAGGCTCCTCAAATTCCGCGCAAGGTTCCGCCGCGCCGCAAAGTTATATCGACGGGATTAAAAAGCGCGGCGTAGTAAGGATCGCGGTTTTCGGCGATAAGCCGCCGTTTGGCTACATCGACGAGACGGGCAAAAACGCGGGATATGACCTGTATTTTGCAAAACGTATCGCAAAGGAGCTTTTGGGCGATGAGAGCAAGGTACAGTTCGTGCTCGTAGAGGCCGCCAATCGCGCGGAATTTTTAGCATCCGACAAGGTCGATATCACGCTTGCAAATTTCACCGTCACGCCCGAGCGCAAAGAGGTCGTGGATTTCGCGCTGCCGTATATGAAGGTAGCCCTCGGCGTCGCGAGCAAGGGCGGCGATATCACCGACGTTTCGCAGCTTAAGGGCAAAACGCTTTTAATCAACAAAGGCACGACCGCGGATCTGTATTTTACGAAAAATCACCCCGAGATCAAGCTTTTAAAATTTGACCAAAATACCGAGACTTTCGGTGCGATGCTGGACGGCAGGGGCGATGCGATCGCGCACGATAATACGCTTTTGTTTGCGTGGACGAAGTCAAACCCTGGCTTTAAGGTAGGTATCCGCTCGCTAGGCGATCAGGACGTCATCGCGCCTGCGGTCAAAAAGGGCAACGACGAGCTTCGCAAATGGCTTGACGATCTAATCGTAAAACTCGCGGACGAAAACTTTTTCCATGCCGACTACGATGCGACGCTAGCGCCGGTATACGGTGACGACATCAAGGCTGACGACGTCGTAATCGAGGGCGGGAAGCTATAA